CCTGCCAACCCTCACCCTCCACGCCTGGATCGTCTCTCGTGCTGGTCAAGGGAGCGAATAGGACAGGCAGCGGGCACCCTGCCCATCACCCTGCGGCCTCGCCTTCCTCCCGACGGCCACAGCATGCCCAGCCTTGCAGGGGTCGCGCCGTTTCCTGTGCATGCTTGTGCGAGGGGAGGGAggggaggagaggagaggagaggagaggtgaggtgaggtgacAAGCACGGCTCTGCAAGCCCCCGACACGGTCAAGGAACGGCGTCGGCGCACCGTATAGGTAGGATTCGTCGTGCCGTACACTGCAGCCGCTGGAGAGGCTTCGGGCGCATTCAGGCCCGCTTCTGGTGCACACACGGCGTGCAGCATGTCTTTCCACGACTACAGCCACATCTCCGCGCCGCCTCCTCCACCGCCTGCGAACGCGCCTCGACACGGACAAGCCCTCTCTGCGGGCCGCGCTGCTACCGTGCGACCGGGCATTGTCACCCAAGCCGCTGCTTCTGCGCAGCTCCATGGCCCTCTGCACACTCCGGCGAGCGCGACCTCCTTGAGCCCCTTCTCCCCCTTTGCCAACAACACGCCCTCGCCGTATGCACCCTCGCCGGCCGCCAGCTCGCCAATGGCTGCCCCGTACAATCCGCAGCAGTGGAGAGGCAGCGGGCGACCAGGTGTGCAGTATGCGCCTCCGACCCAGATGACCATCAGCCCGCCGCGCCCACAGGACCTGTCGGGACACGAGGAAGCCATGCCCTCTCCACCGCCGCCCTACACCCCCGCCCACGCCCAGAACCAGAACATCTCGCAGGCCCTGAATCTGTCGCCCGCCCACGCCCAGAACCAGAACATCTCGCAGGCCCTGAACCTGTCAcccgcccacgcccacgcccacgccttCGCCCAGAGCCACCCACCCCCACCACCCCTACCGCAGTCCACCACGCCCTCCTCCTCGCGCACACCTCGGAGCTTCCAAGGCCGCCCGGCCTCCATAGCCATACCGTCCAGCTCGGCTCCCATGGCGACTGCAAACCCTCACTTTGCGCCGCCTCCTGTCGCTGGGAGAGAGCGATCCTCGTCCCGTGGCCTGTCCAACAAGTTCAGCTTCTCCAACTTCCGCAGCAGGAACAACGACCACAGCCCTGCGCCCAATGCTATCGAGTCGCTGCACATGAGCACCAACGACGCGCTCCAGCGAGGTGATCCAGGCCCAGTCTCGCAGCGCAACTTTGCTCCGTACACGCCCAGTCCTGTAGACCGACGGTGGATTCCAGATACGCAGTCACCCATCAGACCACCAAACTCTCGGAGAGCTGCTTCAGCCGGCCTCCTTGGTCATGGCACCGAAACCCGCACACCTATCGACGAGACGCCGCCCAATCTTCAGTCAAGTTGGGGGCCAGGCATGCCCCTACCCCCTCCACCACCTGGCCCTCCACCACCTGGCCCTCCACCACCTGGCCCTCCACCACCTGGCCCTCCACCGAGTAGCTCGAGGTCACAAAGCGTGGGGCCCGGTCATGATTCGGACCGCACACCAGGATATCCTTCGGCTCCCCCGACGCGCAGACCAGGGCAAACTACCCTCGGGCCTATCCCACCAACGCCTATGGGGTGGGAGGACGagccagctccagctccagctccagctccagctccagctccagctccagctcggTCGTTAGCATCAAATGGCCTGCACATCGACACAAGTCCGCAGACCTGTCGCCACCACGACCGTATCGTGCCACCTCTAGAAACGGAGAATGAGTCGACCATCTCGGGACCTTCCATGACCTCACATTCAGGATCGACCAGTACGCTACCAAGAGCTCCCAGGCGCGAGGGCAGTGCTCGAGGGAGCATCCGGGAACGCAGGGAAGAAAGTCGTGCTGCACGTGAGCGGCGCGCCGAACCTAGCAACAATCCCTGGGCGCAAGACCTAGAGCCGTCCTCGGCGAAGCCTGCGAATTTGGACCTGGCTTCACCTGAAGGCGGCCTATCACGACGTGGTGCCATCACAAGAGGTACTCCTCGCAGCGGCGGAGCGTTGAAATCACCAAGAAGCGCGCATCTGTATGATGATCCAGGGTCTGCCAACTCCACACCACGAATCAACACGCACCCGCGAGCTGTCTCTGGCGCTGCCCCTACACCGCCTTTCTCGCCAGGTACGGAACGCCTTCCTCACAAAGTCCCGGCAGCCTTTCCCGCCAAAGCCCTCCCCACACCTCCGCCACATTCTGCTGAGGATGAGAGAGGTCTGACAACACCATCAGGGGTCGCGAATCGTTCGGTCTCGCAAACGTCGTTGCACTCTGTCTCAACACCACACGATCCATCGCTTCGCACACCGAAACCGACAGACCGCGATACCTTTGCTCAGGCGTCGATCGAGCGGCATCGAGCCTTTGTCGAGAAAGAGATACAAGCCGAAAATGATGAGGAAAGATTGGAACTCTTTGCTGAGTTTATAGTCGCTGAATCGAGGTTTCGGCGAGATCGGTATTCCGGCGCTTTTGACGCCATGGCAGGCGAAGTCATGGACCTGACCAGAGACCTGTGGCGTTCGAACAAGGCGTCTGGACGAAGAGCCATCACCCCAAGCAACCAAGTCACTCCTTCCCTACCAAGAAGCAAGCGCTCTGGATCAATGTCAGCCGAATCTCCAGATACAAGGCCTTCTGACTCGGTTCCCACAACAGCTGCAAGCCCGGCGTCTTCCCGTGGGCAGTTTACTCCACAAACCGAGCCTGCGTCACCTTCCAGCGCATCGAGCCAGAGGGCGCGTGATGCTTCTTGGAGCAACAACTACCATCCTTCGCTATCGCCCATCCCAAGCATGGCTATGAGCACGGTCCCAGACGAGGAAGATTCAAGAGGACGTTCTGCAAGCCGCTGGTGGGAGAGCGACGACGGATCGCAGGGTGTTGGTGGCAGGAGACTAGAGAGAAGCAAACGCGAATCCAAGTACATGGGTCTAGTGATGGAGACGCAAGAAAGCTTCCACCAGGATGGCCGGGAGCAGCCTACCCCGAAATACCGTGCAAGTTCAAGTACCAGGCCAGCCTACGGAGCAGACGAGTACCCACCTGAGAAGGTCGGTTCCCATGACGGCAAAGGAAAGCAGCCGGCATCATGTGATTACTTCCCACCTCCAACCCCACCAGCAGTCGATCCACATAAGCTTGATGTGTCCAGGCTCGTCACGTTGCCGCCTCCTTACCCACGGCATCATCCCGCTGTCAATAACAACCACCCCGAACTAGCCTCCATACGCAGCAGCCTGCGAACACTGTCAGATCTTGGGGATGTGAAGACGACCAAAGCTAGCTTTGAAGCGAAGACAGAAGCACGAAAAGAGTCGGAGAGTGCCTCGCTGAACGACCGACGAGCGCAGTTACGGTACAATATTCAAGAGAATCTGCGAAACGGTCAAATGAGCTTTCAAGATGCAGCGAAAGCTGACGCAGAGTTCGAAGCCCGTGAGCATCAGCGTGCCCAGGAAGTTGTTCAGAATATCTTCGACATGTTCCAGGCCGAAGTTGCGAACACCCTCCACGCTATGTTCTGTGAGCGCGTCACAAAGGTGACAGCATCGATCGAACACCTGAATGGACGCTTGTCCAGCGAGGCGCAGGAGCTGAACCCAAACCAGACGCAGGAGGAAGGCGACGAGAAGCCGGAACTCCTGGAGATGCTTACGTTGCTGAAATGGCTGTTCGAGCTTCGGGAGCAACTCCACAAGGAGCTGTTCGAGCTCGAGAACGAGCGCAACGACCTGTATCGAGACATCATCGTTCTGCCCTACGTTCAGACAAAGAATGACCAGAAGGTGAAAGAAGCTAACGATTTCTTCCGCCGCGATGCCCAAGATCGAAAGGTGACGTATGAGAAGGAAATCCTCAAGCGCTACGAAGAGTTCCTGGAAGTGATCGAGCGTAACGTTACCCGGGGTGTCGAGACGCAACTTTCGGCCTTCTGGGACATCGCGCCCGGTCTCCTGGCCATTGTACAGAAAGTGCCGCACCGACTCGACGGTTTTGGAATCTTGATCCCAGCACAGGAGTACAGCGAAACCCCAGCGTACCACGATTTCCCGCTGCAGTACCTCTACACACTGCTTGCGCATGCAGGTCGCTCAGCGCATCAGTTCATTGAATCCCAGATCAACCTCCTGTGCCTGTTGCACGAAGTCAAAACAGCAGTGATGACCGCCGGCTCGCGCCTTCTCGAGACGCAGAGGCTGCTGGAAGGCGAGGATCTAGCAGGTGTTGGGCACGAGATGAAAGCCATCAGAGCAGACGAAGAACGACGTCTGACCGATGACCTGAAAGAAAAGGTCGGTCTTGTAGAGAGCCAGTGGAATGAAGCTCTCGGCCAGGGCTTGAAGGACTGCAAGGCTAAAGTAGAGGGATTTCTTACTGAGCAAGGAGGTTGGGACGATGGTTTGAGCGAGTAGAGTGTCGGGCTACCAGCACATTCGTTTGATTTCTTCTTCGCATACACGCACAGATACCCATCTTTAGCTATCGTTTATACAAATCGTTCGCCGCGTTGGCATGACTATTGGCATGACTATTGGCGTTATTAAACGCGTCTGACAGGTCGCCAGTGGCAGGGACCGCGGTTTCGCAAGGGCTAGTACGCCTCTGTGTGCTTTTCGAAACAGTAGCAAACAATGCACAGTGCTACACTGTCTTTCACGCGCAGCTTCCCATCATTCGTTGTCAATGCAAATTTGCTCCTTTCAACTGCCATTCGTTCGGGTGCAGGAAGGCTCGTTCGTTCACCGCCTACCCCCAATGCAGCTAGGCACCGGCCGCGCACTGGCCGGCGCCCTCACAGAAAATATCCCACTTGAAAGTACGCTGTGCCTTCCAACCTCTCACCGTTTCCACCCACCACACTCACAGCTCTCCAAAGTCCCGGTCCATTCACGCGGATCGTCACATAACAGAAAAGATACAAAAAAATCCAGAAAACCACAAAAAAATCTTGTGCGACGCACTCCGCCCGTTTCGTCAACCCCTCCACCGTCGTCGAGCGATCTTCCCTTTCACGACCGCACGTCGCAAGTAAAAGGAGAGCAGCGCATTCGCCCGTCCGCTCACTAGGTCACCTTCACGACCTTGCCATCCTACTCACCTTCTCGTCGCAAGTTGTTTGAACACGCAGGTGAGTCGaactttttttttttccccTCTTGGTGAAGCGAGCGCACCTGCACATGCGCACCCTGCGCCTTCCCGCAAAATTCTAGCCACACCGCCACTAACACCCGACGCAGATACACACAATGTCTGAAGTCGCCAACTCCACCTCCCCCGTCCAGGACGGTgccgccaacgccaacggcGCCGAGGTCAACACCCAGGTCCCCGCCGCCCAGGGCGAGGCCCCCACGCCTACCGCCCAGCAGGCTCACCAGAACTCCGCCTCCCTCTATGTTGGTGAGCTCGACCCCTCGGTCACCGAGGCCATGCTCTTCGAGCTGTTCTCCTCCATCGGCCAGGTCGCCTCGATCCGTGTCTGCCGTGACGCCGTCACTCGTCGCTCGCTCGGCTACGCCTATGTTAACTACAACAGCTCTGAGGATGGCGAGAAGGCCCTCGAAGAGCTGAACTACACCGTTATCAAAGGCAAGCCTTGCCGTATCATGTGGTCCCAGCGCGACCCCGCTCTGCGCAAGACTGGCCAGGGCAACGTCTTCATCAAGAACCTTGACCACGCCATCGACAACAAGGCTCTTCACGACACCTTTGCCGCTTTCGGTAACATCCTGTCCTGCAAGGTCGCTCAGGACGAGATGGGCAACTCCAAGGGCTACGGATTCGTTCACTACGAGACCGCCGAGGCTGCCAACAACGCTATCAAGCACGTTAACGGCATGCTTCTGAACGAGAAGAAGGTCTTTGTTGGTCACCACATCCCCAAGAAGGAGCGCATGAGCAAGTTTGAGGAGATGAAGGCCAACTTCACCAACATCTACGTCAAGAACATTGACCTTGATGTTACCGACGACGAGTTCCGTGAGCTCTTCGAGAAGCACGGAGATATCACCTCCGCGTCCATCGCAAGGGACGACCAGGGCAAGAGCCGTGGCTTCGGTTTCGTCAACTACATCAAGCACGAGGCCGCCTCCGCTGCCGTCGATGCGTTGAACGACACCGACTTCAAGGGTCAGAAGCTGTACGTCGGCCGCGCCCAGAAGAAGCACGAGCGCGAGGAGGAGCTCCGCAAGCAGTACGAGGCTGCCCGTCTTGAGAAGCAGTCCAAGTACCAGGGTGTCAACCTCTACATCAAGAACCTCGGCGACGAGGTCGATGATGAGAAGCTCCGTGAGATGTTCACTCCCTTCGGAACCATCACTTCCGCTAAGGTCATGCGCGATGCCGTCCCTGCTGAGGGCGCCAAGGCTGACTCTGACTCTGAGGAGAAGAGGTCTGAGACCGAGGAGAAGACCGAGGAGAAGACCGAAGAGAAGGccgaagagaagaaggaggaggagactgaggagaagaaggacgaCTCATCTGACGAGAAGAAGGATGACTCTACCAAGGCCGGCGACAAGGTCACCATCAAGGGCGAGAAGAAGATTCTCGGCAAGAGCAAGGGCTTCGGTTTCGTTTGCTTCAGCAACCCCGACGAGGCCACCAAGGCCGTCACCGACATGAACCAGCGTATGTTCGATGGCAAGCCCCTCTACGTCGCTCTTGCCCAGCGCAAGGATGTCCGCAAGAACCAGCTCGAGGCCACCATCCAGGCCCGCAACCAGCTCCGCatgcagcagcaacagcagcagcagtttGGTGGCATGCCCCAAATGTTCGTCGCTCCTGGCCAGCCCATGATGTTCCCTCCTGGCGGCCGTGGCCAGATGCCCTTCCCCGCCGGTATGCCCGGACAGCAGGGCGGTCGCGGTGGCTTCCCTGGCGGTCTGCCTCAGCAGGGTGGCCGTGGCGGCCCCAACGCCCAGCAGATGCCTCCCATGTACATGCCTCCCGGTATGGCTCCCGGTGGCTTCCCCGCTCCTTACATGACTCCTCAGTACATGCAGCTGGCTGCTCAGGCCCAGCAGGCTATGGGTGGTCGCGGCGGTCGCGGCGCTGGCCCATTGCCTGGCATGCCTGGTATGCCTCAGGGCCAGATGGCTCCCGCCATGCGCGGTGGTCAGGGCTTCCCTCAGCAGGGTGGCCGCGGCGGTCCTAACGGCCGTCCCGGTCAGGGCCCCCAGGCTGGCTTCCCTCAGGGTCGCCCTGCCGGAATCGACATGAACGTTCTCAATGCCGCTCCCCCTGGTCAGCAGAAGCAGATGCTCGGTGAGGCGCTCTACCCCAAGATCCACGAGATGCAGCCCGAGTTGGCCGGCAAGATCACTGGTATGCTCCTTGAGATGGACAACAGCGAGCTCATCAACCTGTAAGTCACCATGCACCCCAGAATCCAACTGGTTACTTACATTTCGCAGCACTTCCGACGAGTCCGCTCTTCGCGCCAAGGTCGACGAAGCCATGAGCGTCTACGACGAATATGTCAAGAACAAGGACGGTGAGGGCGAGAAGGAGGCCCCCAAGGAGGAGACCAAGGAAGAGACCAAGGCTTAAATTCTTCTAGTTGCTACCGAGTAGGACTCGCTCTCTATCACTCTTGATCGACAGCGACCTGCGATGGTTTCGACGATTTCTCAATGGCGAACGGCGCACGGTTCATGACTCTTCTTACGATGGCGGATGGCTTCACGAATGCACTCAAAAGTTCTGACGATTTCCGACGCGGTCCCTCCTTTCCTCGACACCGACCCCTTAGCTGGATGTCGGGTGTCACCCAATCTCGATCTACTGAGTTGGGTTTTCAACGGTTCCTTAATTTGTTTTGTATCATAGATGGACGAGTCTGCGACGACAGCGACACGATATGGGTGGATTGACGGTTTTCCCAGTATGATACCTCACAGCAGCTGTTACACACCTGGCTGGCTTACGTTTGATCCCGATTGTTTACCGAGAGGGTAATGATGGTAGATGCATGGCGGAGGGTGCATGATGTGGACAATGGACACGACAAGACGTAGATGTTACGGATATAGTCGATAGCCCAACAGATCTTTGAAGAACAGGCTGAGTTTTGCCTTGTGATGGTATGTGGATTTGGCTGTGCAAGTTTTCTGATGTCAAATGGATTATTCGTCTTTTTTTCCTTTTTTTCCCCCCCCCTCAATGCACTTACTGTTCGGGCATGACAGAGGGCACGATCATTGTGGCTGGTAGTAGAGAGGCCGAGTGAACTTCTGGACGGGGAAATGCAAAAGAATTGGATATGCTGGTTCCCATCTATCCGTAACGCCGCGCTAATGTACGCACGATATGATGTATACGTAGGCAAGTATGAGAGTGAGCCGCTCCATCAACACCAACCTCGATGGATGAATGAATGCTGATGGAATCTAGCTCTCCTTTCGCCCATGGCCAACCTCCGTCTTCCCCGCCTTGGgctcatcatcatcaacatcATCTTTTTCCTTCTTCCCCTCCTTCTGCTTCCGATCTTTACGCAGCGCCTCGGCGACCTTCTCGTCCTTTTCCTCCTTCATCTCGTCCCACTCGACGTCGTACTCGTTGGCAATGGCTTTTATTTCCTTGCGCAGGGCGTTGCCGTCCTCGATCAGGACTTCCCATTTCCGCAGGTCGAAGTTGTGCTGCGTGTAGAGCTTTGACTGGCGGCGCGAGATGGTGAAGTTCATGGCGGAGCGGTAGCTGACTTCGCGGTTGTGGTAGAGGAACCAGACGTAGCCGCCGATTAGGGTGGAGAGGCCGACGAGGTACTGGGGAGCGTGTTAGTCGAGCGTGTGTGTAGGTAGGTGGTAAGGGGGTGTACGTACGGTGACGGGCTCCATGACGTCCCAGCCGAGCTCGGTTTGGAATGTGAGGTAGTAGACTACTCCCCACCATCCCACAATACCGGCGAAGCCTGCTGTGGCTACTTGCTGCGCGGCCTTGTGCGCAAGCTTGTCGCAGCGCTCCTTGATGTCTGCCATCTCGCTGATCTGCCTGCTGGTCTTCCTCAAGCGCATGCGCAGGTAGTATGTTCGGTCGTTGAACGAGGGAACGCCAACGCGAATTTCCTCGGGCGCGCCCTCGATTTCTATGGCGAACTCCTGACCGCGCGCTGCGTCGCGGATGAAGTCGCCAATCTCAGTGCTGCTGGACCAGCGCACGAACTTGCGGCTGGAGATCTTGTCGCTGGGAGCGTCTTTGCCCAGGCCTGAGTACGACTCCACTCCGCCTTTGCCGTGGCCACCGCGTAGCTCAACAGCTTCGTCAGGCGTCTTGCGGTTCATCGCTGCGCCAGCTTCTTCGTTCTGAGACTTGATCTTGCCCGTCTTCACCGTCTTGCCGTCTATGCGGTGCTCGTCTACTTGCTCAAAGTCCTCGTCGCCCTCGGCAGGCTCGCTGTCACTGCTGACAATGGTTTCGCTGGTCTGGGAGACTTGCAGATCATCTTGCATACTGTCTTCGGCTTTGAAGTGGACGCCGGGGATGCGCTCCTTGCCATCCTTGTCCTTGATTGTAGGCAGCTCGGCCTGGATCAGGCGTTCGAGGTAGGATATGGGCTGTTGCGGGTGGACGAGCAGGGCAAGGGGCTCGATGTCTTTGCGGTCCGAATTTGTGTCTCTAGTGGTCAGGGGAAGGATGATCTTAAGCATGCGTGAGGGCGTGGTCAGCAGTTTGCCTGCACCTGTCAGCTGTGCGTGTGCAGGACATGCGTCGAGCACGTACCCTTTGTCATGGCTCCAGCGCTGCGTTGTCGCGCCACGGGTGGCCTGTCGCTGCCTTCTCTGTGCCATGGCGTGCGTATTTGCTTGCCCTTGTCTTCCCGCAGCTTCCTCGCAAAGTCGTCCTTCTCTTCTTGCGTGATGTTGTTGTTCAGCTCGGATGCAGGCCGCGCATTCGAGTCCTCATAGCTGCCGCTGTTCTTACTGGGGAGCTCGAGGCCCAGGCGCGCCGTGACCGCAAAGCTCCTCGGCTGCAAGGGCCGCGCTGCTGCTCCCTTGAGCAGTGATGATCTCACAGAAAGGCTCGAGAGGAGAGGTGTGTGGAGTGTGCGTGGTGCAGTTGAGATGCGGGCGAACGCTAGAGACGATAAGCGGTGCTTCATTGCTGTGACGGGGAGCAATGCAATGCCGTGAAGCCGCAGGAGTCGGGTCAGACGGCTAGCAGCTTCCAGACGCGAAAGGTGAAGCTCGAGACAATTGCCAGTAAACAGGGGAGCCACACGCGACGAGCAAGGAACAGTGCATGCAGCGACGTCATCGTGATCCGCCGTTATGGGGCTTGATCGACGCCACATCCGTGTCTAGACTTCACCGGCTTCAGTATAGCGAAAAACATTGACTTCACCAAGACGCGATTCGATTGGCAGACGAGGACATACTCAAAAGCATCTTCGTGCAAGAAGAGGGAAACTGCCACTTGTGCTGCTCTACTCCGTCACCCTCACTAGGGCCGAACTAGCAAGCTTACCCGTCTAACACCCACTCGTCTTGATCCCACTCGTAGCACACGTCTTCCCATCAGGCCCACTTAGCGTCTTCGTCGGTTCACCACTCGTCACACCCTTGTACAGATCACAGAACTTTGTATCAATAAGACACGAGTTCGTGATGGTCGTTGAGTCGCCCTCGTTGCCATTCACGCCCGCGACCAGCTTGCCAGACACGACCTTGATGTTGGTAAAGGTGGACTTGCGTGCGTACTGCTTGGAGCAGTTGCCGCAGCTGCGATAGAGTTTGCCAATGTTTTCTGCATAGAAGTTCTTCACCGCGACGGTGCCCTGCTTCCGTCAGTCCTCACATTGGCGACGTAGGGGTGATGATATCAAGCGGGACTGTCGTAAGAAGATAGATGGCTTTggataagaaggagaaacGGAAGGAAATGCTTACACCACCGTTGTGCTGGAGCACCTTGTCACTCGCCCCCTTCGCCCCTCCACCATTGACATAGGAAGTACCACTCGTTTGCTTGAACGTCGCAGCATCCTCACACACATCTACCCACCAAATGTTGTTGAGCGTACACGTGCCGAGACAGTGTACACCCTCGCCGTTGTTGGGTCCGATGAGGGCGTTGGAGAGAGTGGCTCCGTCTTGGAGAATGAACACTGCGTCCTTGTCGCCCCCCTCGGTCTGGCCCTCGCACGTGTTCGTGCTGCGGTCCCATTGCTTCATCCCACCATCGAACGTGGCTTTGGCGGCAATGGTCTTGGCAGCAGCAAGAGCAGAGGTTCCTGAGCTCTTGGGGAAGGTCGTTTGGAGGGCAGTGTTGGTGGCTGCGCGCACGACGTTGTCGTTGTGCGGGTGCGCGGCTGCGAGGCCGGCTACAGCCGCGAGGACGAGGACTGAGGGGTGCATGATGAAGTAATGATACCAAGACACAGGCTGCAGTGATGAAGACGCGTTGTACGGTAGGGCTGATCTGATCTGACTGGTGAGAGAACAATTGTAATCGAACACTCATTCCCTTCTTATACGTCGACCAGACACGCCTGCCGTAACCACCTTTCCCCTCCGGCACCGAGCACGACAAGCAACTCACCAGCGCAATCTCTAGATATTTCGCCGTCTGAAGCCATGACGTCTATGCCCTTGCGTTCGTAGAGCTCAACGCTGCTCCTCGCCAACCTTGGACACACACTCTGTCAGTCATCTCCAGAGCTAGCGCATCTTCAGGCTGCCAAGCCCGCCCCTTCATATACCTCTCGACAAGCCTTGATTACCCCAGATCGTTCAAAGCGTGCGATTCGGGGATATTGTTGGTGTTGTGAAGAGGCGGGACGAGCCATTGGCGGAGAAATGCAAAGAGGGGTTCGAACTC
The Ascochyta rabiei chromosome 9, complete sequence DNA segment above includes these coding regions:
- a CDS encoding Protein phosphatase PP2A regulatory subunit B — protein: MSEVANSTSPVQDGAANANGAEVNTQVPAAQGEAPTPTAQQAHQNSASLYVGELDPSVTEAMLFELFSSIGQVASIRVCRDAVTRRSLGYAYVNYNSSEDGEKALEELNYTVIKGKPCRIMWSQRDPALRKTGQGNVFIKNLDHAIDNKALHDTFAAFGNILSCKVAQDEMGNSKGYGFVHYETAEAANNAIKHVNGMLLNEKKVFVGHHIPKKERMSKFEEMKANFTNIYVKNIDLDVTDDEFRELFEKHGDITSASIARDDQGKSRGFGFVNYIKHEAASAAVDALNDTDFKGQKLYVGRAQKKHEREEELRKQYEAARLEKQSKYQGVNLYIKNLGDEVDDEKLREMFTPFGTITSAKVMRDAVPAEGAKADSDSEEKRSETEEKTEEKTEEKAEEKKEEETEEKKDDSSDEKKDDSTKAGDKVTIKGEKKILGKSKGFGFVCFSNPDEATKAVTDMNQRMFDGKPLYVALAQRKDVRKNQLEATIQARNQLRMQQQQQQQFGGMPQMFVAPGQPMMFPPGGRGQMPFPAGMPGQQGGRGGFPGGLPQQGGRGGPNAQQMPPMYMPPGMAPGGFPAPYMTPQYMQLAAQAQQAMGGRGGRGAGPLPGMPGMPQGQMAPAMRGGQGFPQQGGRGGPNGRPGQGPQAGFPQGRPAGIDMNVLNAAPPGQQKQMLGEALYPKIHEMQPELAGKITGMLLEMDNSELINLTSDESALRAKVDEAMSVYDEYVKNKDGEGEKEAPKEETKEETKA